The nucleotide sequence TTCCTGTTTCTCTTGATCATGTATCTCAGGTTTCGCCATACCGGCTATCTGGAAAATGGCTGGCGTCCCCGGTTTATTTCCGGGCGTTATTATCCCCGTTTAATTGCGCCAGATGTCTTACGGTTTCTGCATATCACTACTGAATCAGGACGTCCCCTGCTGGGGGCATTTGAAACCCTGTCACATACCACAAAAAATCCATATCTGTCTGCCCGCTTTAACGCGATCCTGGAAGATGTTCATAAAGGGAACGACTGCTGGACGTCACTGCATGACTACAGTCTGCTGACCCCCAGTGAAGTGCGTCTGTTACAGTCAGCGCAGCGGGCGGGCAACTTAAGCTGGGCACTCAAAGCGATTGCTAAAGGGATTGAGCGGCGCATCAATTATCGCCTGGCACTGATACGGGAATATCTGGAACCTGCTTTTATTCTAAGCGTGGGCTGTTTAGTGGGAATATTCGTCATCGGATTGTTTTTGCCACTGGTAACCATCATGCATGCCCTGTCTTAACCTCAGAAAACGGTTGAAACGTGAGAAATCAAAATCAGAATCAGAGAGCCTGTTCAAGTCGTGACGCATCACGTCGATGTCGACGGCGCGGATTTACTCTGGTGGAGATGATGGTGGCCGGCGTGCTGCTGATGACAGTCTCCATGATTGTGGTGCCAGCGATCTACTGGGTGCATCGTGAACGCAGGCAGACCGAACGCCGTCAGATAGCGATCGTAGAAGTGGAAAATCTGATGGAACGCGTGGTCGCTTTACCATACGATCAGGTACAGCAGTCAATCGTGGATAAATTCGCCTTGTCGGAAAGTGCAGTCAGGCAATTGCCTGATGCCAGGTTGCAAATCAAAATCAGTGAGGCGACTGATGTCAAGCAGATGAAAAAAATTCAGATCCAGTTGGGCTGGAAAAACCAGCAGGGAATCAGAGCAATGCCGGTAAGTCTCACTTCGTGGGTCTGCCTGAAGGAACAGCAGTAATGCAGCGACGCGGGTTTACTATTTCGATCAGACAATATGGCTGTCCCCCGGGGGTTTCTCTGGTGGAAGTCGTGGTGGCCATGGGCATCGCCTCGGTGCTGATGGGCATCAGTATGACGACCATGCATACCATACTCCGCGCTGAACGGGAAACCAGTAAAGCCGCCTGGCTGGGATCTTCGTTCCAGCGCTTTTCCCATCTGTTTCGCGCGG is from Gimesia maris and encodes:
- a CDS encoding prepilin-type N-terminal cleavage/methylation domain-containing protein, with the protein product MRNQNQNQRACSSRDASRRCRRRGFTLVEMMVAGVLLMTVSMIVVPAIYWVHRERRQTERRQIAIVEVENLMERVVALPYDQVQQSIVDKFALSESAVRQLPDARLQIKISEATDVKQMKKIQIQLGWKNQQGIRAMPVSLTSWVCLKEQQ